A DNA window from Mycolicibacter hiberniae contains the following coding sequences:
- a CDS encoding mycofactocin-coupled SDR family oxidoreductase gives MSESQNHNLQGKVAFVTGAARGQGRSHAIRLAAAGADIIATDICGPVSDSITYPAANPEDFAEMVSAVEAQGRKVLARPVDVRDDEGLRSLVADGVEQFGRLDVLVANAGVLSWGRLWELTDEQWNTVIDVNLTGTWRTIRAAVPAMIAADNGGSIVIVSSSAGLKATPGNGHYAASKHALVGLTNTLALEVGAHRIRVNSIHPYSVDTPMIEPQVMAEIFTERPDYLHAFPPMPLHPQTFMTPDQVSDVVVWLAGDGSGILTGVQIQVDKGALKY, from the coding sequence GTGAGCGAGAGCCAGAACCACAATCTGCAGGGCAAGGTGGCCTTCGTGACCGGCGCGGCGCGCGGTCAGGGCCGTTCGCACGCGATCCGGCTGGCGGCCGCCGGCGCCGACATCATCGCCACCGACATCTGCGGTCCGGTGTCGGACTCCATCACCTATCCCGCGGCCAACCCCGAAGATTTCGCCGAGATGGTCAGCGCTGTCGAAGCGCAGGGCCGCAAGGTGCTGGCCCGTCCGGTGGATGTCCGCGACGACGAAGGGCTGCGCAGCCTGGTCGCTGACGGCGTCGAGCAATTCGGCCGCCTCGACGTCCTGGTCGCCAACGCCGGGGTGCTGAGCTGGGGCCGGCTGTGGGAGCTCACCGACGAGCAGTGGAACACCGTGATCGACGTGAACCTGACCGGCACCTGGCGCACCATCCGTGCGGCGGTGCCGGCGATGATCGCGGCCGACAACGGCGGATCCATCGTGATCGTCAGCTCCTCGGCGGGATTGAAGGCCACCCCGGGCAACGGCCACTACGCCGCGAGCAAGCACGCGCTGGTGGGCCTGACCAACACGCTGGCCCTCGAAGTCGGGGCGCACCGCATCCGGGTGAACTCGATTCATCCCTACTCGGTGGACACTCCGATGATCGAGCCGCAGGTGATGGCCGAGATCTTCACCGAGCGGCCGGACTATCTGCACGCGTTCCCCCCGATGCCACTGCACCCGCAGACGTTCATGACGCCTGATCAGGTCTCCGACGTGGTGGTTTGGTTGGCTGGCGATGGCTCTGGAATCCTGACGGGAGTCCAGATCCAGGTCGACAAGGGCGCGCTCAAGTACTGA